The region AAACGAAAATAGGacaaaaaatatttgtgaaaattgtgAATCTATTGAAAAAAAACTATAACTAGATGCAGTTAAAAGCTAGCCGGAAGCTCAGTATATAGCCTTAGCATGCAAGTAAGAATGACCTCCCAAAAAATGCTTCCATTAATGTTCACATATTTTCTCTACACTTGATCAAATTCTATGAAGTTTGACATATGCAAATCTAATATGCACTGTAATTTGACATAGTGGGGGTATTTTGCTTGCATATTATTTGACTACTTAATTTAAGCTACTACTATATTCCTCAATAGTAACTTATTTGAGGGACGCAGACTTGGTGAACATAGGGGCACGCGCACCCTTTATGAATAGTAAATTTGCAAAAACAAttgctagaaaaattcaaaaaaatctgaatttattTTTATAATATACATAGTCAACCGGTACACTCGCATGTTGAAGTTTCACGAAGAAATCATATCCGTGGTAATCGGGGCAAAAATGTGAAATTGAAACTATATTAAAAAACAATGTTTAATGAATAGTATGGTCGCATTTGTATTTTCTTCATTAAGAATACAATGGGTGTCAATACATCATGAAACTTCACACGTGAGTAGAATGATCGACTAAGTTTCATACCGCGAAATTTCAGCAATTTTTagttttttctagtatttttttttatgAATTTACTATTCACATGGGTGCCCGCGCACCCATGTTCACCTTTGTATTTTCGCTTATTTGAGTTACTGGAAAATTTGATGGTGTTCTCATTTCAGCTACTTGCACTACGGCGCAATGGCTGCTCGAGGAGAGATCTTCAAGGCAAAGAATGGACCTATCAGCTACTGCATGCTGCGCGGGTTCATTGGTAATGCACATTACACATGAATGCACACCTTCCTACTTTGGTTGAGTAAGTTCGTCATCAAGGATAACTCCATCTGATGTATATATATTTATCCTTGAAGGTAAATACACCTACAACGGAGATAAGTACGACGCCATAGCATCACCAACAGGAGCAGCAATGACAAGTGCAGAGAGGACGTGACCAGAGCACTAAAGCTGAGCGCACCCTATGAAGTGAAGAACTGCCCCTTCAATGGCGCGTGGAATGGCGGCGGCGGTGCTGGCCAGGCCGACCTCTACGCCGCCTCTAGTTTCTACCACATGGCATCAAGGGTGAGCCACTAGCTAATTTAATCTGGACGCATCTTTGCGACAAGAACTGATGAACTGTTGTGTGTCTCTTCGCTGAGACAGGTTGGCTTGATCGACAGTTAGGCTACCAGCGGAAAGACTACCCCTGCCGCGTATAGGGCTGCCGCACAAAAGATTTGCCCGCTGAGCTTGGAGGAAGCAAAGACGGCGTACCCAAGGGCCCGAGCCACCGACATGCCCTACCTTTGCATGGATCTCATCTATCAGTACTCCCTGCTCGTGGATGGATTTGGTAAGCAGCTACATATATTAGTGCAGTTGCTGGTATTTTCTGGCAATGTGATGCTTACTTGTTAGACTTGTTTTAGCTGATATGATATGGTGGGCGCAGGTATGGAGCCGACAAAGGAGATCATAGTGGTAGAGAAGGTGAAGCACGGTGAATACTTCATCGAAGCCGCGTGGCCACTCGGAGAAGCTATTGAGACCGTGTCGCCCACCAAGTGGCTCCAGGATGCGTGATTTAAATGGTAACTAGTCCCTCGCAATAAGGTGCCTGTGCCCTCGCAATAGGATGCACGAATGGTCCACGCCATAGCCAAATGTAGTCTTTTTTAATATTCTTTTTTTCTTTAGGAAATACTGAGTAAACGACATAGACAATCACATGGATGCACTCAGACATCGTTTACTTTAAAACTAGAGTCGTGATGCTTTAAGATTGATAAAGTCACTATGGACGATCCGCTACCGATAGAAATGTTGCCTACACTGAACGGATGATTAGCTAAATGAGACTTacatattgtaacgccccggaacTTTTCCCTAACTAaaaatgttttactttgccattttcTTAAATGGGGAATAAATAAACCTCCTTCTCTCGCATTGTTTCAGAATGAGACTTAACCCAGAACCATGGGGTGAAATATGGGTTTGGACACTAGTGGACCGGTGCCACAACCACCCTCTTAATTCCTAACCAACACAACTTTTTTTCTAGAAAAGGAGGCAAAACCCcgggcctctgcatcaatcgatgcatgcagGCATCTTACTAACAATAAGAAACAAAGTCTAAGGGCCAGTAGGAACCCAAAATCAAAGTGCCAAACAAAATATAACAAATGAAAAATGCCACATCCGGCGACATAGATCAGACTACGATGCCATCACAACTAATGTttttttttatcaatttcatctaTGGATCAACACTTCGACCTATCTGTGGTTGACTCCCCATGATTTAATTTGCTTTTTCTTAAAGGAGAGTCACTATGTATGCGGAGCGGCTCTAGACTCCAAGGATTTGATTATCGTGTCTGTTTAAATTGGTTGAAGGAAAAGTTCATTTCATTTATAAAATATGCTTTTATCGTGTGATATGTCCATAATTTTGCCACACAGCCACTGCCGGCAACATTCCAATTTCGCCACCTCCTTCACATCTGATATTTTTTTTTGCGGGAGAATTCACATCTAATATTCGATTAGCACCAGTGAGAATCGATCACCACCCCCTCAACTGGAAACccaagccgtcgccgccgcccctgtccTCTCCATCTGctccctcgccgctgccggagGACGCCAGCAGGCAAAGCCTGGTtggccgacggcggtggcggggatGTCTTCTCGCGCTGAGATCCCTCGCGCGGGGAGCGCTCCAGCCGGCACGACGTGGCAGCCCCGGATGAAGCATCAAGGCGACGGAGCTTGGGAGCCGGGGCGGTGGCCTCGGGTGCTGGTGGTGCTGCCGAGGTGGCAGTGTGAGCAGTGCTGGGGCAGACTTGCAGCAGCGGCAAGGTCCTGCGATGGCGGATGGTGGCGATGGGGCAGAACGATCCCCTAGCTTGCTTCGCGCGCCCCTGACCTCCTCCCCAAGATCGCGTTGTGGTCTGCAGTGGCTGGTGTCGGATGGAGTCACGGATTGGCAGTGGCCATGGTGGCCACGAGCTGCACCTGACATCTTCCAAGATCCAACCTAGCTACGGCCAGTTGCAAATATGCCTCATGCATGGCGGCCCTCGCCTCTGGTAGCGCACACCTCCCTCAATCTGTGGTGGTGGCTCTGGTGTGGCGGTCGTTGAGGCAACGGTGGTCTTGGCATTGCTCCGGCCACGCGGTCTGTGGATTGATGGGCTGCGGTGATGTGCTGAATGGATGAGGTGATTTAGATCCGATTGGCCGGATGGTGGCGTATGTAGATTGTTCTGCAGCGACTTCATACAGATACACGACATCATCAAAAAGACTTCAGGAGGTTTTATCTACTGATCCGGTGGATGACTTCAGTGGTGGGTTACAAATTATGGACAATGACTTGACGTAGAGGGTTGTTTGTGCAGTCGCGGCGATCCAATTGTAGCTGCTCGGATAGCGAAAAAGCGGTGGAGACAACACATGTAAGATTTGGATGGTGGTGCTATATGCACCCGGTCTCGAGCTCCGGGGCGAAAGCGTAGGATAGACCCGAGTGGTTATTCCTAGCAATGGCGATGTTTTTTTACGTCGTTACCTTGTTggaggcattgctcggatatgtcCGGACTGATTCTTTAGGGTGAAAACTTTGATACTGACCTTTGTAGTTGGATCCGGTGATGGCGTCGCTTGAGTGGCGcttccttcctgaaggcgttgctgttgaagatcCTTGTCATCCATGTGGTGTcaatggttggtgcggatatggtcttAGTTGTAGTTTGTCGATCATTCATCTAATCGCTTTTGGGGCTTATTTcttgtttcttttttcctttttgcacACCTGCACTTAGCTTTTAGTCTTATGACTTCGCTAGTTACCGGtgtgtttctgtgtgtgtgtgttgggttgGCTGCGTGCATCCTAATTATGCAAAAGCCGGGTGTGTGTTCAGTATGATGTATCATCTTGATGCTCCATTTGAgccaataaaatccaccctttgtcgAAAAAACTGGAGTAGAAGACGATAGTGTGGCAGATCCCGGCGCGGTTGTCCTAGTGGAGGTGCCACCCTGatgtttgaaatgagtgaaatcagaTTTTTTTTTATATAAATGAGTGAAACAAGTGTTTAGAAATGAGCATCAAGGTAGAAACCTGTCAGCTGGTATATATGCGTAttgaaaagaaaaacgtttcgctcCTTAAATACCAGAATAGACTGCACCTATCTTCAACCCTCCATGAACGGCGGATCGTTTACTGCTATATTTACTTCACTCAAACTCTAAGACAAAAGGCAACAACCGTATAAACCACAGAAACGATGGGTAACAACACGGCATCTACACGGGCACTCATGCTCTTCTTCCACAAGTAATATCTATATCCACCAACTCTGGTAACTAAACAATCTCGAGGCTCTATCCAGTTAAGATATATTATCTGCCACCTGACAGTTGAGAAGCCGAAATAATAGAATCAATAGTCGGCTTAAATGTTGCTACCGGCATTTTCGCGGGTAGGTTTGGCAGTGGCGCCTCAAACCGCAGCACGTTGACAGCCTGCTTGATGGATGGCCTTAGGTTGAGGTCAGGGTGGGCACACCAGAGCCCAACTACCATCACACACTCCATCTCACGGTCATCGAACACCATGCCGAGCCGCGGATCTGCTGCATCAAGGATCCTTCCACCTCCAAGTGAATCCCATACCCATTGTACAAGGTGAATTACGTCCTCGGTTTCTTCACGAGCCACCGCTGGCTGCTTGCCACAAGCGATCTCGAGGAGAACCACACCAAAGCTATAGACATCAGACTCGGCGCTGGTCTTTCCAGTGACCATACACTCAGGGTCCATGTAGCCCAGCGTTCCTGCAAGACCTGTCGTGTATGGTGCTCGTCCATGGTCGACGAGCCGCGCCAAACCAAAATCACCAAGCTTTGCATGGAACGACGAGTCGAGCATGATGTTACTTGGCTTGATGTCCCGGTGTAGAACACATTGCTCCCAGTCCTGATGTAGATACACGAGTGCTGATCCTAAATCGAGCACTATCTCAAGCCTATAAATAGCAATAAACAAAAAAACTCATTAATATGGAGAGACACAAGGTGATAACCATTCATGAATATAAAAAGTGGCATATGAAATGAGCACTATAAAAGCTAGCAAATGCAATGTAATTACCTGAGTGGCCACGATAATATAGTGCTTGAACTGTAAAGATGGGTGTCGAGGCTGCCATTGAGCATAATATCGTAGACAAGCAAGAGCTCGTCACCACAATGGCACCAGCCAATGAGTTGCACGAGGTTCCGATGCCTCAACTGGCTTATGATCTTCACCTCGGAGATgtactccttccttccttgcttgGAGCTTTTGGACACCTTTTTTATAGCTACCTCAACTTTTAGCTCCTTCAAAAATCCTTTGTACACCGATCCAAATCCTCCTTCCCCGAGCTTCTTCTCATCCGAAAAATTGTTGGTGGCAATGGCAAGATCGCTGTAGAGAAACCGCTTTGGCCCAGTCCTTTTCTCGAAGTCGTCTTCTAATGGATCATTTTCCAAAGCATCTACCTTTTCCTCTCTGGCCATGCGGTTTAGCCTCCGCCGTATAAAAAACCAAATCAAGAGATTCATGGAGATAATAACCATGACGACTGAACTTGCATAGGCTCCAGCCATCAGTTGTGTCCTTCTACCGGTTTGGTGGGAAGAAAATGGTGTAGCTTCTGATTCATCAAATTATGCATATATCAGATGACACATAATATATGTTTTATGTTGGATAATGGGGTTGAGAGATTTGAGAACTCGTTAGTTGACTTAGAATCTCTTATATGTAATGTTAGTCAGATAGTGTTGGTCGTGTAAACATTTTCGCTACGCTTTATGTTCGGCAATGGCAATGAGAGAGTAGATAACCTTTTTTTTCCTCAAAGAAAACGCCTTCTACAAATAAATAGAGATTTTCTTATATCTACATCTAGTAATGCTACAGCTACCGACATTAACGAGGTTTTACGAGGTGTGTTTGAGCCGGCAAACTGTCACAAGACAAaggggagggaggggccccaccCACCTGAAATTTAGGGGTGGGGGTAGGGGCACGTTTAGTTGGTTAGGAATGAGTCTGTAGAAGCCTGTACGTCTAGCATATTTCATCTACATGGGTACCACTAGGTGTCTAATCTAAGTGGTGTGCATGACTCTagttgatgcagaggctggggaaaGTGGAACTATCGCTCTAATTGATGTAGTGTGGCGCCCTCGGCGGGACTGATTGGTATGTTTGCGTCAgaaggaggagtgcctcccaacctTATCATGGTCGTCTCCGATTGACGATGGTGACAAGAGCGATATTATGCCTTCGTTAAATGTGTGACTACGGAAGAAGCCAACTTAATAATAGGTATTAAATTTATTTCTTGTAATTGTTTTGACCTTTGTTCGGATTACTTGTAGCAGAAATGAATAAAAATGGACGTATCTAGAatgaaaatatgtctagatacatcaattttttcagacaagtatttcgggacggagggagtagttatctaCGCTATGCACACTTCACAAACCCCTTGGTGTCTTACATCAACTTCAATAATAATTCAATAAAGGTGGCTAAATCTATGATAATTTTGATATGGAAAAAGTTGGAAATAGGGCAAACCTTCGGCTGGTGGCGGAATGGTAATTTTGAGGTCGTCACCGATGCTGTACGCTACGTAGCAGCTGTAACCTTTGACGCCACCTTTGATGTTGTTGGGGCGCACATCCGAGAGGGCTGCCACGAATTCCGTAAGACACCTGCTGCACTCGCTGGCGTTAAGGTCCCTGGTGCACTGCGCCAGGCCGTGCATCATGTGCGAGGTCCCGTTCACCGTGCACGGCATGCTCCCGTTGGCGAACCGCAGAGGCGAACGCGAGGCCTCCCACGCGAGCCGGGTGATGAGGTCCCACCTGGTGGCGTTCATGCTGGCCGGGTCGGCGACGTGGGAGTCCAGCGACGTGTTGAAGGCGATGCTGAGGTCGGCGACGGAGAAGAAGGCCCGGTTGGAGTAGCGGAGGACGCACGCGTCATACGCGCCCTTCATCTGCCGGCTGTACCGGCACGATAGCTGTATCCCGGCGGCCGCCGCGTAGAGGCAGTCATGGCACGCGGTCCAGCTGCTATCCGCGTAGCACCCCATGAGGCCGAACACCTCGTCGGGCGCTTCGCCGGCCGTGCCGGCGTAGAAGCCGCGGTTGCTGATGGCGCGCCACGGGAGGTCGCCGAACAGGGCGAGAAGGTTGAACCGGTACTGGCTGTCCTCCGCGTAGTTGTCCCTGGTCGAGCAGTAAGGATACAGCGGGAAGTAGGTCTGCCCCTCTGCTTCTACAGAGACGGCGGCAACGGCGAGGAGCAGCAGGGGGAGGAGGAGAAGGCCCCGTGGATCCATGGCTATCGGTCGCGTAGCAGCTGCAGCTAGCTCTGTACCCAAGGCTCGCAGCGCCTGCCTACCAGGTATATAGTACTGATACTATATGTCACTGCATCGTACGTGATTCGTGGGTCGCAAGCTGACCTTTAAAATCTGACGCACGTGAATGGCGGGCAGGCGGCCGGCCGGCCTATCCgtggggaagaaatgctagagcccgCCACGTGTCTCCAAAGGCAGATCGACCGGAACTAGTTTGACGAGGGCATGCAGTGGTAGAATAATTCGTATTTTCCATCCGTCCAAAAATAGGCCGGCTGGGACTTCTGGTGGAACAGTGGAAAATAGTTCCCAGTCTGTGCACTAGATTGGTGCAACTCAGTTCCAATAGGCCTTCATTATAATATTGCGAGCAACATCATCATCACGTCACTAGTTCACTAGTCCAGGCAAAGCATTGAGAAGGGTTGCGATGATCTTTACCACAAGGAGGTGAGAAGCATTACCACCAAGTATTATTGTAACAAATACTGAACACTTAGAAGTGATCAATATACTAGAGGGGTTGAGATCCTCTGCAGTACTGTACGGTGCTGTAGTgtgaatgacatgtggggccgggtcCACACGGCAGTGACTGTACTGCATGGTGTGCTACTGCAGAGGATCCTAACCCATAGGGGTTAAGATCCCCTGTCGTAATGTACTGTGTTGTAGTGTGAATGACATGTGGGGTCGGGTCCACACGGCAGTGACTGTACTGCATGGTGTGCTACTGCAGAGGATCCTAACCCATAGGGGTTGAGATCCTTTGCAGCAATGTACGGTGTTCTAGTgtgaatgacatgtggggccggatcCACACGGAAGTGACTGTACTACATGGTGTGCTACTGCAGAGGATCCTAACCCATAGGGGTTGAGATCCTCTGCAGTACTGTACGGTGATGTAGTgtgaatgacatgtggggccgggtcCACACGGCAGTGATGGTACTGCATAGTGTGCTACTGCAGAGGATCCTAACCCATAGGGGTTGAGATCCTCTGCAGTACTATACGGTGTTGTAGTGTGAATGATATGTGGGGCCGGGTCCACACGGCAGTGACTGTACTGCATGGTGTACTACTGCAGAGGATCCTAACCCATAGGGGTTGAGATCCTCTGCAGTACTGTACCGTGCTGTAGTGTGAATGATATGTGGGGCCGGGTCCACACGGCGGTGACTGTACTACATGGTGTGCTACTGCAGAGGATCCTAACCCATAAGGGTTGAGATCCTCTGCAGTACTGTACGGTGTTGTAGTGTGAATGACATGTGGGGTCGGGTCAACACGACAGTGACTGTACTGCATGGTGTGCTACTACAAAGGTTCCTAACCCATAGGGGTTGAGATCCTCTGCAGTACTGTATGGTGTTGTAGTGTGAATGACATGTGAGGTCGGGTCCACACGACAGTGACTGTACTGCTTGGTGTGCTACTGCAGANNNNNNNNNNNNNNNNNNNNNNNNNNNNNNNNNNNNNNNNNNNNNNNNNNNNNNNNNNNNNNNNNNNNNNNNNNNNNNNNNNNNNNNNNNNNNNNNNNNNNNNNNNNNNNNNNNNNNNNNNNNNNNNNNNNNNNNNNNNNNNNNNNNNNNNNNNNNNNNNNNNNNNNNNNNNNNNNNNNNNNNNNNNNNNNNNNNNNNNNNNNNNNNNNNNNNNNNNNNNNNNNNNNNNNNNNNNNNNNNNNNNNNNNNNNNNNNNNNNNNNNNNNNNNNNNNNNNNNNNNNNNNNNNNNNNNNNNNNNNNNNNNNNNNNNNNNNNNNNNNNNNNNNNNNNNNNNNNNNNNNNNNNNNNNNNNNNNNNNNNNNNNNNNNNNNNNNNNNNNNNNNNNNNNNNNNNNNNNNNNNNNNNNNCACGACAGTGACTGTACTACATGGTGTGCTACTGCAGAGGATGCTAACCCATAGGGGTTGAGATCCTCTACAGTACTGTACGGTGTTGTAGTgtgaatgacatgtggggccgggtcCACCGGCAGTGACGGTACTGCATAGCGTGCTACTGCAGAGGATCCTAACCCACAGGGGTTGAGATCCTCTGCAGTACTGTACGGTGTTGTAGTGTGAATGATATGTGGGGCCGGGTCCACACGACAGTGACTGTACTGCATGGTGTGCTACTGCAGAGGATCGTAACCCATAGGGGTTGAGATCCTCTGCAGTACTGTACGGTGCTGTAGTgtgaatgacatgtggggccgggtcCACACGGCAGTGACTGTACTGCATGGTGTGCTACTACAGAGGATCCTAACCCATAGGGGGTGAGATCCTCTGCAGTACTGTATGGTGTTGTAGTGTGAATGACATACGGGGCCGGGTCTTGAGTCACGAGCTTTTTGTTCAGTGTTGCATGTTTTATCAAAATGGCCACTACCCTTAAATTCCACTTGACTCAAACATTGCCAATGAACTGACATGCTCATGATCTGCATTGACTAGTGCAGAATGCTTCTAAGAAGACACATCTATCGCACACCTTTGGACCGAACCATGTGTGATGCACACATCACACGTCAGGAAAATAAATTCGTGCTCCCGAAAACAAAACGTGCATGAAGATCGATCCATGGGGTATGATTTTGATGTGCAAACCGGGTGAGAAGAAAAACACGTGTGTGATAACTAGTCTTAATGCACATGAGTCATATAATACCGGAATTGTGTGCATTATGTGGCAAACGATTTGTTTAAATAAATTATATGTGACGATTGCAAGCATCACACACGTTGGATAACATCACAATGTGTGTGAAGTTCCGCACACAGTTTTGTAAGTGCAACTCGTGCGCGGCAACTCGTGCCAACATATACGATTGTGCGATGAGAATTGTGTGGTCTACCGGCACCCAATTGAGTTAATCAAAATGTGTGTGATGTTGATGATATCGTTCACGGTTTTGTCTTGTGTATCGTGTGTCATGTGACATGCTCTGTCTACAAGAATAACATGTTCTGGTGGCCTTTGCTTGGGCTAGACCTTTCAAAATTAGTATCTCAAACAAACAGATCAGATTCCTAGCTAGCATCTCAGAATCAATTTTAGAAATTGAACTGCCATGCAGCAAAATCCCGAACCTGCGATTTTGGTGATTCCAGCGATTCCACACCTTCCCGCAAAAGAAAACGATTCTTTTTCAGTCCTTGCCCCTGTTTCATGTCAGAATTACAGCCAAAGTGCCACCGCATCCCTCACCCGAGCAAACCACCCCGTCCATTCATCTCTCCCGAGCTACTCACCCAGCCGCCACCACTCTCACCCATCGTCGTCGTTGCCCGCCCCGTCCCAAGATGGTCTGGCTGGGCAACGCACCAGGAACGGCCATCGACTGCCTTCTACCCTTCCTCCCCGACCTCGTGGGTTCGTGGCCATGGATATTTGTGGTGTCCTGCTGCTCGCCGGCCAGATCCGGGTGAGGTGGTGCTCGTCGGCTCAGAAGCCACGTATGATGGTGGGGATGGTGCTCTGCTGCATAGCAcccaccactagtgcagaaccgggctatagcaccggttcgGAAGGCCTTTAGTGCCgtttctgtaaccggcactaaagggtggggactaaagcccccccccccaagtatCGGTTCTGCACAAACCgccgctaaagggccaccacgtggcacatGCAAGCATCGAGGGCagggagacctttagtaccagttggtaccaccaaccggtactaaaatgtttggggggtttgggttcatgatttctttttcctttaattttgtgttttccatttaattcttttttgtttcctggtattttacgatattacatatt is a window of Triticum dicoccoides isolate Atlit2015 ecotype Zavitan chromosome 2B, WEW_v2.0, whole genome shotgun sequence DNA encoding:
- the LOC119366815 gene encoding L-type lectin-domain containing receptor kinase IX.1-like, which gives rise to MDPRGLLLLPLLLLAVAAVSVEAEGQTYFPLYPYCSTRDNYAEDSQYRFNLLALFGDLPWRAISNRGFYAGTAGEAPDEVFGLMGCYADSSWTACHDCLYAAAAGIQLSCRYSRQMKGAYDACVLRYSNRAFFSVADLSIAFNTSLDSHVADPASMNATRWDLITRLAWEASRSPLRFANGSMPCTVNGTSHMMHGLAQCTRDLNASECSRCLTEFVAALSDVRPNNIKGGVKGYSCYVAYSIGDDLKITIPPPAEEATPFSSHQTGRRTQLMAGAYASSVVMVIISMNLLIWFFIRRRLNRMAREEKVDALENDPLEDDFEKRTGPKRFLYSDLAIATNNFSDEKKLGEGGFGSVYKGFLKELKVEVAIKKVSKSSKQGRKEYISEVKIISQLRHRNLVQLIGWCHCGDELLLVYDIMLNGSLDTHLYSSSTILSWPLRLEIVLDLGSALVYLHQDWEQCVLHRDIKPSNIMLDSSFHAKLGDFGLARLVDHGRAPYTTGLAGTLGYMDPECMVTGKTSAESDVYSFGVVLLEIACGKQPAVAREETEDVIHLVQWVWDSLGGGRILDAADPRLGMVFDDREMECVMVVGLWCAHPDLNLRPSIKQAVNVLRFEAPLPNLPAKMPVATFKPTIDSIISASQLSGGR